The Thomasclavelia ramosa DSM 1402 genome includes a region encoding these proteins:
- a CDS encoding ATP-dependent RecD-like DNA helicase: MIEYTGYIKKIRFYSESSNYIVALIEVEQEDKLITMNGYMNNFNDYEKYAFIGDYEIHPKYGKQFKLSEYRIIYAKESEEIIKYLSSPLFKGIGKALATQIVNTLGEECLEKIKEDKHNLDLVRGMTEKRREIIYEALTNGDYDQEVMQFFMGHGISLKNLGLIQAYYQEKTLEILQNNPYQLVEDIDGIGFKTADELALKTGGTLDNPNRIKAGIIYSIKQYGFNTGSTYCYLDEIKIMFSKIIYNIEEVSFNEYLDELIDEGLIIQRGDKYYYFEMDEAEKNIAEYLKIRINKPDELFDEKEVERLLTNYEKTQGICYAAKQKEALNYFLKSSCMILTGGPGTGKTTIVQALLKVYSALYPDDRIGLVAPTGRAAKRLTELTGIYACTIHRLLKWDLHSNTFAMNKSNPLDLDVLIIDEFSMVDCLLLSKLFEAGRGINKVLFIGDYHQLPSVAPGNILQDLMEAGVKTIELDEIFRQAKDSGIIQLAHHIIHNEIENMDLFEQYRDINFFPCINYDVVKNVKIIVKKAIDEGYDTNDIQVLVPMYQGVAGIDALNDALQDVFNPIDEFNDSYQIGRKEYRVGDKILQLKNRPDDDVFNGDIGTLVEICRKDNFEYLQDTLIVDFDGNFVEYTSNTFNTITHAYCMSIHKSQGNEFKIVIMAVLSDYYIMLRRNLLYTAITRAKQSLFILGNSKAFMHGLANYQDSRRKTSLKSRFKTIETLNVYDFLE; the protein is encoded by the coding sequence ATGATTGAATATACAGGTTATATTAAGAAGATTCGTTTTTATAGCGAATCTTCTAATTATATCGTTGCTTTAATTGAAGTTGAGCAGGAAGATAAGTTGATCACAATGAATGGTTATATGAATAATTTTAATGATTATGAAAAATATGCTTTTATTGGTGATTACGAAATTCATCCTAAATATGGTAAACAGTTTAAATTATCAGAATATCGTATCATTTATGCAAAAGAAAGTGAAGAAATTATTAAATATTTATCTAGTCCGCTATTTAAGGGGATTGGTAAAGCTTTGGCAACACAAATAGTAAATACACTTGGTGAAGAGTGTCTTGAAAAGATTAAAGAAGATAAACATAATTTAGATTTGGTTAGAGGAATGACTGAAAAACGGCGGGAAATAATTTATGAAGCATTGACTAATGGTGATTATGATCAAGAAGTAATGCAGTTTTTTATGGGACATGGTATCAGTCTGAAAAACTTGGGCTTGATTCAAGCATATTATCAAGAAAAAACATTAGAAATACTTCAAAACAATCCGTACCAACTAGTAGAGGATATTGATGGGATTGGATTTAAAACAGCTGATGAGTTAGCTTTAAAAACAGGTGGGACACTTGATAATCCTAATCGAATTAAAGCTGGGATTATTTACAGTATTAAGCAATATGGGTTTAATACTGGGAGTACATACTGTTACCTTGATGAAATCAAAATAATGTTTTCTAAAATAATATATAATATTGAAGAAGTATCGTTTAATGAATATCTTGATGAATTGATTGATGAAGGATTGATTATTCAACGTGGTGATAAGTATTATTATTTTGAAATGGATGAGGCTGAAAAAAATATAGCTGAATATTTAAAAATACGGATAAATAAACCCGATGAACTTTTTGATGAAAAAGAAGTAGAACGATTGTTGACAAATTATGAAAAGACTCAAGGTATATGTTATGCTGCCAAGCAGAAAGAAGCCCTAAATTATTTTTTAAAGTCTTCTTGCATGATTTTGACAGGCGGACCTGGAACTGGGAAAACGACAATTGTTCAAGCACTTTTAAAAGTGTATTCGGCATTATACCCAGATGATCGAATTGGTTTAGTTGCGCCAACTGGTCGGGCTGCAAAACGATTGACAGAATTAACTGGAATTTATGCTTGTACAATTCATCGCCTATTAAAATGGGATCTTCATAGTAACACATTTGCTATGAATAAAAGCAATCCATTAGATTTAGATGTTTTGATCATTGATGAGTTTTCAATGGTCGATTGTTTATTGTTGAGTAAACTTTTTGAGGCGGGTCGAGGAATCAATAAAGTATTATTTATCGGTGATTACCATCAATTGCCTTCGGTTGCACCTGGAAATATATTACAGGATTTGATGGAAGCTGGAGTGAAAACGATTGAGCTAGATGAAATCTTCAGACAAGCTAAGGATTCAGGAATTATTCAATTGGCTCATCATATTATTCATAATGAAATTGAAAATATGGATCTTTTTGAGCAATATCGGGATATAAACTTTTTTCCTTGCATAAACTATGATGTCGTAAAAAATGTTAAGATAATAGTAAAAAAAGCAATTGACGAAGGTTATGACACAAATGATATTCAAGTACTAGTACCAATGTATCAGGGAGTGGCTGGAATCGATGCTTTGAATGATGCTTTACAAGATGTTTTTAATCCGATTGATGAATTTAATGATTCATATCAAATTGGCCGCAAGGAATATCGTGTAGGTGACAAAATTTTGCAGTTAAAAAATCGACCTGATGATGATGTTTTTAATGGTGATATTGGAACGCTTGTTGAAATATGTCGAAAAGATAATTTTGAATATTTGCAAGATACACTGATTGTTGATTTTGATGGTAATTTTGTTGAATATACAAGTAATACTTTTAACACAATTACTCATGCTTATTGTATGTCGATTCATAAATCGCAGGGAAATGAATTTAAAATCGTTATTATGGCGGTCTTGTCTGATTATTATATTATGCTACGGCGTAATCTATTATATACAGCGATTACAAGAGCAAAGCAGTCTCTCTTTATTTTAGGAAACTCTAAAGCTTTTATGCATGGTTTAGCAAATTATCAAGACAGTCGTCGAAAAACAAGCTTAAAAAGTCGTTTTAAAACAATTGAAACCTTAAATGTGTATGATTTTCTTGAATAA
- a CDS encoding RluA family pseudouridine synthase, whose translation MKKLKITENDANQRIDKYLKKLLVNAPNNFIYKMFRKKDIKVNGKKVDEKYILSLDDEVEMFLYDDKFKEFTETKSIYEVNKTFSVLYEDKHVLIVFKPAGLLVHEDANESINTLTNQVLSYLASKNELDLSRENTFMPGPVHRLDRNTSGIVIFGKTLAALQNLNEMIKQRHCIEKKYLTICRGQLNHQRNLHGYMIKLENQAQVKLVKKDYPGALTMETIVRPLKYNCDYSLVEVTLITGRMHQIRVHLSSIEHPIIGDRKYGDFELNKYIKKTFGLNNQLLHAYKIKFVKTFGVLNYLQDKEIICPVPALFEKIEKSLL comes from the coding sequence ATGAAAAAATTAAAAATAACAGAAAATGATGCTAATCAAAGAATTGATAAATATTTAAAAAAGTTACTAGTTAATGCTCCAAATAATTTTATATATAAAATGTTTCGAAAAAAAGATATCAAAGTAAATGGGAAAAAAGTGGATGAAAAATATATTTTATCATTAGATGATGAGGTCGAAATGTTTTTATATGATGATAAATTCAAAGAATTTACAGAAACCAAAAGTATCTATGAGGTTAATAAAACGTTTAGTGTTCTTTATGAAGATAAACATGTATTGATTGTTTTTAAACCAGCAGGGCTTTTAGTTCATGAGGATGCAAATGAAAGCATTAATACTTTAACAAATCAGGTTTTAAGTTATCTTGCTTCAAAAAATGAACTAGATCTAAGTCGAGAAAATACTTTTATGCCAGGACCAGTTCATCGTTTAGACAGGAATACTAGTGGAATTGTAATTTTTGGTAAAACTTTGGCAGCTTTGCAAAATCTCAATGAAATGATAAAGCAACGTCATTGCATTGAAAAAAAATATTTAACGATCTGTCGCGGACAATTGAATCATCAGCGAAATTTACACGGATATATGATCAAGTTAGAGAATCAGGCTCAAGTTAAATTAGTAAAGAAAGACTATCCTGGGGCTTTAACGATGGAAACGATTGTTAGGCCGTTAAAATATAATTGTGATTATAGTCTTGTTGAGGTTACATTAATAACTGGACGGATGCACCAGATCAGAGTACATTTATCAAGTATTGAACACCCAATTATTGGTGATCGTAAATATGGAGATTTTGAACTGAATAAATATATTAAGAAGACTTTTGGTTTAAATAATCAATTGCTGCATGCTTATAAAATAAAATTTGTAAAAACCTTTGGTGTACTAAATTATCTTCAAGATAAAGAGATAATTTGCCCTGTGCCGGCTTTGTTTGAAAAAATAGAGAAAAGTTTGTTATAG
- a CDS encoding NUDIX hydrolase: MEKKISSEIIYDGKIITVYKDKVECENGNLATREVVRHHGGVGVLAIVDDKILLVKQYRYPNAVDTLEIPAGKLELNEDTAICALRELEEETGYSAKKISLISKFLPTPGYSDEWLYVYEAHDVYKVENPLECDEDEVIELIKMDIDTAYHKVVNGEIFDSKTMIAILHAYINKNKS; encoded by the coding sequence ATGGAAAAGAAAATATCATCAGAAATAATCTATGATGGAAAAATTATCACTGTTTATAAAGACAAAGTAGAATGTGAAAATGGGAATCTCGCAACTCGAGAAGTAGTTCGACACCACGGCGGAGTTGGCGTTCTTGCTATTGTTGATGACAAAATTTTATTAGTAAAGCAATATCGGTATCCTAATGCTGTAGATACTTTAGAAATTCCTGCGGGTAAATTAGAATTAAATGAAGATACTGCTATATGCGCTTTACGAGAATTAGAAGAAGAAACTGGCTATAGTGCTAAAAAGATAAGTTTAATTTCTAAGTTTTTACCAACTCCTGGTTATAGTGATGAATGGCTTTATGTATACGAAGCTCATGATGTTTACAAAGTCGAAAATCCTTTAGAGTGTGATGAAGATGAAGTAATTGAATTAATTAAAATGGATATTGATACCGCTTATCACAAAGTAGTTAATGGCGAAATCTTTGATTCTAAAACAATGATTGCAATTTTGCATGCTTATATTAATAAAAACAAATCATAA
- a CDS encoding ROK family protein translates to MKYYIGIDLGGTNVRTLLVDENGKTYSEVKDNTERENGPDYVCAKIIRQIESLDTSICGGLQGVSGIGIGVPGPVDTVKGTMIMATNLPGFENYPICDKLADRFNLPTFIDNDANVAGLAEALLGAGKDYPTCYYVTISTGIGGAFIVDGKLVSGGRGHAGEIGNIIVKNNGYKFGGLNPGAAEGETSGTAITRKGKELLGEDRVNHAGDVFRLASEGDLKAQSIVDECISELATMFANIAHTVDPHCFVIGGGVMKSREYFYDRLVEQFNSKIHVGMRGYIPLLGTKLEDCGAIGAAMLPMSRLG, encoded by the coding sequence ATGAAATACTATATTGGAATTGATTTAGGTGGGACTAATGTTCGTACTTTGCTGGTGGATGAAAATGGTAAAACTTATAGTGAAGTAAAAGATAATACTGAAAGAGAAAATGGTCCTGACTATGTATGTGCTAAAATCATTCGTCAAATTGAAAGTTTAGATACATCAATTTGTGGTGGTTTACAAGGTGTAAGTGGAATTGGTATTGGGGTACCTGGACCTGTTGACACAGTAAAAGGTACAATGATCATGGCAACAAATTTACCTGGATTCGAAAATTATCCAATTTGTGATAAATTAGCAGATCGTTTTAATTTACCAACTTTTATTGATAACGATGCAAATGTTGCTGGATTAGCAGAAGCTTTATTAGGTGCTGGAAAAGATTATCCGACATGTTATTATGTGACTATTTCAACAGGAATTGGGGGAGCCTTTATTGTTGATGGTAAATTAGTTTCTGGTGGTCGAGGACATGCTGGAGAAATTGGGAATATTATTGTTAAAAACAATGGTTATAAATTCGGAGGTTTAAATCCAGGGGCTGCTGAGGGAGAAACTAGTGGTACTGCAATTACTCGTAAAGGTAAAGAACTTTTAGGAGAAGATAGAGTAAATCATGCTGGAGATGTTTTTAGATTGGCTAGCGAAGGTGATTTAAAAGCACAAAGTATAGTTGATGAATGTATTTCAGAATTAGCAACAATGTTTGCTAATATTGCTCACACTGTTGATCCGCACTGTTTTGTAATTGGTGGTGGTGTAATGAAATCTCGTGAATATTTCTATGATCGCTTAGTAGAACAATTTAACTCAAAAATTCATGTAGGAATGCGCGGATATATTCCGTTATTAGGAACAAAATTAGAAGATTGTGGAGCAATCGGAGCAGCAATGTTACCAATGTCAAGATTAGGTTAA
- the mnmA gene encoding tRNA 2-thiouridine(34) synthase MnmA, whose protein sequence is MSKRVVLGLSGGVDSAVAAYLLKEQGYDVIGVFMRNWDSQLNNDILGNPTNDNDICPQEEDYNDAKAVAECLGIPIKRVDFIKEYWDHVFTYFLDEYRKGRTPNPDILCNKHIKFKAFLDFAKTLNADYIATGHYAQVKHYQGADSVMLKGLDNNKDQTYFLCQLNQQQLQNSLFPLGEIDKTEVRRIARELNLPVADKKDSTGICFIGERDFKEFLQNYIPAQAGKMVDIETGNVIGDHSGIMYYTIGQRKGLGIGGPGDAWFVVGKDYDKNVLYICQGDQKDWLYSTGALITDVNWIASTKPIDKIACNAKFRYRQPDNPIQLEFIDEDTVYLTFDKPIKAVTPGQAAVFYDGDICLGGGTIETVYKDGQPIKYL, encoded by the coding sequence ATGTCAAAAAGAGTAGTATTAGGATTAAGTGGTGGTGTCGATTCAGCAGTTGCTGCTTATTTGTTAAAAGAACAAGGATATGATGTTATTGGTGTGTTTATGCGTAATTGGGATAGCCAGTTAAATAATGATATTTTAGGTAATCCTACTAATGATAATGATATCTGTCCACAAGAAGAAGATTATAATGATGCCAAGGCTGTAGCTGAATGTCTTGGGATTCCTATTAAAAGGGTGGATTTTATCAAAGAGTATTGGGATCATGTATTTACATACTTTTTAGATGAATATCGAAAAGGTAGAACACCTAACCCCGATATATTATGTAATAAGCATATTAAATTTAAAGCTTTTTTAGATTTTGCTAAAACTTTAAATGCAGATTATATTGCTACAGGTCACTATGCCCAAGTTAAACATTATCAAGGAGCAGATTCGGTGATGTTAAAAGGCCTTGATAATAATAAGGATCAAACATACTTTCTATGTCAATTAAATCAACAACAGCTACAAAACTCATTATTTCCTTTAGGTGAAATAGATAAAACAGAAGTTCGTCGAATCGCTAGAGAATTGAACTTACCAGTAGCAGATAAAAAAGACAGTACCGGAATTTGTTTTATCGGAGAACGTGATTTTAAAGAGTTTTTACAAAATTATATTCCAGCTCAAGCTGGAAAAATGGTTGATATAGAAACTGGGAACGTGATTGGTGATCATTCAGGAATCATGTACTATACTATTGGTCAGCGTAAAGGATTAGGGATTGGTGGTCCAGGTGATGCATGGTTTGTCGTTGGGAAAGACTATGATAAAAATGTGTTATATATTTGTCAAGGAGATCAAAAAGATTGGTTATATTCAACCGGGGCTCTGATTACTGATGTGAACTGGATTGCTTCAACTAAACCAATAGATAAAATTGCATGTAACGCTAAGTTTAGATATCGTCAGCCAGATAATCCAATTCAACTTGAATTTATTGATGAAGATACTGTTTACTTAACTTTTGATAAACCAATAAAAGCGGTGACTCCAGGCCAAGCTGCAGTCTTTTACGATGGTGATATTTGTCTTGGTGGTGGAACGATTGAAACTGTCTATAAAGATGGGCAGCCAATCAAGTATTTATAA